Proteins from a single region of Catenulispora acidiphila DSM 44928:
- a CDS encoding cytidine/deoxycytidylate deaminase family protein, which yields MTTIDAASPLSNRTRGEDREWLSTAVDLAWRCPPAPGAFNVGALIVDADDRELARGWSRDTDEHVHAEESALNTLGPNHPRLSGATVYSSLEPCSIRKSRPLTCTQLIIASGIRRVVFAWREPSLLVEDCQGAELLREAGIEVVEFPEFEPLVKAANAHLFGDA from the coding sequence GTGACCACCATCGACGCCGCCTCCCCCCTGTCCAACCGCACCCGCGGGGAAGACCGCGAATGGCTCAGCACCGCCGTCGACCTCGCCTGGCGCTGTCCGCCGGCGCCGGGCGCGTTCAACGTCGGGGCGCTGATCGTCGACGCCGACGACCGCGAGCTGGCCCGCGGCTGGTCCCGCGACACCGACGAGCACGTGCACGCCGAGGAGTCGGCGCTGAACACCCTCGGCCCGAACCACCCGCGGTTGTCCGGGGCGACCGTCTACTCCTCGCTCGAGCCGTGCTCGATCCGGAAATCCCGGCCGCTCACCTGCACCCAGCTGATCATCGCCTCCGGTATCCGGCGCGTGGTGTTCGCCTGGCGCGAGCCGTCGCTGCTGGTCGAGGACTGCCAGGGCGCGGAGCTGCTCCGCGAGGCCGGGATCGAGGTCGTCGAGTTCCCGGAGTTCGAGCCGCTGGTCAAGGCCGCCAACGCGCACCTGTTCGGCGACGCCTGA
- a CDS encoding HAD family hydrolase, with translation MLRPIPPAAVFFDMDGLLIDSEPTWFQAEKDMLAAYGFTLGPEHYPHVLGKPIEVSTAYLLELTGHPVSAEQFADGIELAMVERLRDGVPMMPGAKDLLVELEAAGLPLALVSASSRRIVDACLPLIGPDHFRVTVSGDDVERSKPNPDPYLLAARKLGVDPAQCVVLEDSPTGTAAGHAAGCRVIAVPHAAEVPARERVTIVDSLRRVNLAFLRGLFDERR, from the coding sequence ATGCTCCGCCCCATACCGCCGGCCGCGGTGTTCTTCGACATGGACGGCCTGCTCATCGACTCCGAGCCCACCTGGTTCCAGGCTGAGAAGGACATGCTCGCCGCCTACGGCTTCACCCTCGGCCCCGAGCACTACCCCCACGTCCTCGGCAAGCCGATAGAGGTCTCCACCGCCTACCTCCTGGAACTCACCGGCCACCCGGTCAGCGCCGAGCAGTTCGCCGACGGCATCGAACTGGCGATGGTCGAGCGCCTGCGCGACGGCGTCCCGATGATGCCCGGCGCGAAGGACCTCCTGGTGGAGCTGGAGGCGGCGGGCCTGCCCCTGGCCCTGGTCTCGGCGTCCTCGCGCCGCATCGTGGACGCCTGCCTCCCGCTCATCGGCCCGGACCACTTCCGCGTCACCGTCTCCGGCGACGACGTCGAACGCAGCAAGCCCAACCCGGACCCGTACCTGCTGGCGGCGCGAAAGCTGGGCGTCGACCCCGCGCAGTGCGTGGTTCTGGAAGACTCGCCCACCGGCACCGCCGCCGGCCACGCCGCGGGCTGCCGCGTGATCGCGGTTCCGCACGCGGCGGAGGTCCCGGCCCGCGAGCGGGTGACGATCGTGGACTCGCTCCGGCGGGTGAACCTGGCCTTCCTGCGAGGCCTGTTCGACGAGCGGAGATAA
- the yidD gene encoding membrane protein insertion efficiency factor YidD codes for MDDEIGTGEILDEDTARRDRRRWSSDRCLDDTCDLECLSSGTCCESAGFLDGNCLLGLTTLTGTIGGLLAALAGTGPVGRRLRTEPRVPPGPLAAALHRGVRYYQVRISARRPGYGGCRYAPTCSAYAAEALRRHGALKGTRLAARRLRRCRPGTAGGLDPVP; via the coding sequence ATGGACGATGAGATCGGCACCGGCGAGATCCTCGACGAGGACACGGCCCGGCGCGACCGGCGACGCTGGAGTTCGGACAGGTGTCTGGACGACACCTGCGACCTGGAGTGCCTGTCCTCGGGCACCTGCTGTGAGTCGGCCGGCTTCCTCGACGGCAACTGCCTGCTGGGTCTCACAACCCTGACAGGCACCATCGGCGGACTCCTCGCCGCGCTCGCTGGCACCGGACCCGTCGGCCGGCGCCTACGGACCGAACCGCGGGTGCCGCCCGGACCGCTCGCGGCAGCCCTGCACCGAGGCGTGCGCTACTACCAGGTGCGGATCAGCGCGCGCCGTCCCGGCTATGGCGGCTGCCGCTACGCGCCGACGTGCTCGGCGTACGCGGCCGAGGCTTTGCGCCGCCACGGTGCGCTGAAGGGGACGCGGCTCGCCGCGCGACGGCTGCGGCGCTGCCGACCGGGGACGGCCGGAGGCTTGGACCCGGTGCCGTAG
- a CDS encoding RecB family exonuclease: MDAMDAPATTGPVTTTAGAPDPVVGAAATVGVPVAATTAVTAPVPVPATTTVNLPMALSPSRAADFMTCPLLFRFRVIDKLPERKSAAATRGTLIHAVLEHLFDLPTGQRTPTSASGMLSPEWERMVQADPELKALAEEAGGDEAWLKGAVDLLERYFRLEDPNRLEPAERELFVHARIADGLLLRGFVDRLDVAPNGALRVVDYKTGRAPGPAFEGKALFQMKFYALVLWKTRGVVPRRLQLMYLGGESQIVTYDPDESDLRATERKVAALWSAIRAAAERGEWRANPSRLCDWCDHKALCPEFGGTPPVLPPVELVEASDAVPGQRGRSAAGTATASDATVSEQSEPED; encoded by the coding sequence ATGGACGCGATGGACGCACCGGCGACGACGGGCCCTGTGACGACGACGGCCGGCGCGCCTGATCCGGTGGTGGGGGCTGCCGCGACGGTGGGTGTTCCGGTGGCTGCCACGACGGCTGTGACAGCGCCGGTTCCGGTGCCGGCCACGACGACCGTGAACCTCCCGATGGCGCTCTCCCCGTCCCGCGCGGCGGACTTCATGACCTGCCCGCTGCTGTTCCGCTTCCGCGTCATCGACAAGCTCCCGGAACGCAAAAGCGCCGCCGCGACCCGCGGCACCCTGATCCACGCGGTCCTGGAGCACCTCTTCGACCTGCCGACCGGCCAGCGCACCCCGACCTCGGCCTCCGGCATGCTGTCCCCGGAATGGGAGCGCATGGTCCAGGCGGACCCGGAGCTGAAGGCGCTCGCCGAGGAAGCAGGCGGCGACGAGGCGTGGCTCAAAGGCGCGGTAGACCTGCTGGAACGCTACTTCCGCCTGGAGGACCCGAACCGCCTGGAGCCGGCGGAGCGCGAACTCTTCGTCCACGCCCGCATCGCCGACGGCCTCCTCCTGCGCGGCTTCGTCGACCGCCTCGACGTGGCGCCCAACGGCGCGCTCCGCGTGGTGGACTACAAAACAGGACGCGCCCCGGGCCCGGCCTTCGAAGGCAAAGCCCTGTTCCAGATGAAGTTCTACGCCCTGGTCCTGTGGAAGACCCGAGGCGTGGTCCCCCGCCGCCTGCAGCTGATGTACCTCGGCGGCGAAAGCCAGATCGTCACCTACGACCCCGACGAATCCGACCTGCGCGCCACCGAACGCAAGGTGGCCGCCCTCTGGAGCGCCATCCGCGCGGCGGCGGAGCGCGGCGAATGGCGCGCGAACCCCTCGCGCCTGTGCGACTGGTGCGATCACAAGGCCCTGTGCCCTGAGTTCGGCGGCACGCCGCCGGTACTGCCGCCGGTGGAGCTGGTCGAGGCGTCGGACGCGGTGCCGGGGCAGCGAGGTCGGAGCGCGGCGGGCACTGCGACTGCGAGTGATGCCACAGTGAGTGAGCAGAGCGAACCAGAAGACTGA